The proteins below are encoded in one region of Silene latifolia isolate original U9 population chromosome 2, ASM4854445v1, whole genome shotgun sequence:
- the LOC141632677 gene encoding putative F-box protein At3g17490, translating into MELRKRPRATTTTTTTAEVVPPRHRYPTRWKLHQDKANVTVHVPCKRKKIVKCTVYLPRDIIFNILLLVPATFLHQVVRYVCKQWNDIVNDPHFIKVHSQLSLAGLLVQNPFGYLPQVYYIEGDDSTEFAFPFPGRIYGSFNGLVLFQDLKNLEILSVINPLTKVKINLPPVRGLKDFSCIGFAITSCGHYKVVVTVHDAHHCPKIQVMVFTIGIDKTWRFIDLQGNSEMECIRKSIPHFIAGMLYWYNNYYPCYAMDVDTENIYHFPKPGDFVKTIQRSCFISLGTGLGLIQSNTIDKKSLWKLTDVKSGEWTELVGININVAYSTVRNALLPTHIDSFPVMLIDDMFWFNHVIDHIDQEYVLIRFNLVDQSFVVFSIKSKDGFKNLIHHVHTLLSPKKCYS; encoded by the exons ATGGAACTAAGGAAGAGGCCAAgagcaacgacaacaacaacgacGACGGCTGAAGTAGTCCCTCCTCGTCATCGATATCCCACTCGCTGGAAACTACATCAG GACAAGGCTAATGTTACGGTACATGTTCCGTGCAAGCGAAAGAAAATCGTAAAATGCACTGTGTATCTTCCAAGAGATATAATATTCAACATCCTACTTCTTGTTCCGGCTACTTTCCTGCATCAGGTTGTGAGATATGTGTGCAAGCAGTGGAACGATATAGTTAACGACCCCCATTTCATTAAAGTCCATAGTCAATTGTCTTTAGCCGGTCTACTTGTTCAAAACCCCTTCGGTTATTTACCTCAAGTTTACTATATTGAGGGAGACGATTCAACAGAATTTGCATTTCCGTTTCCTGGAAGAATTTATGGTTCCTTTAATGGGTTAGTTTTGTTTCAAGATTTGAAGAACCTGGAAATATTAAGTGTGATTAATCCTCTGACTAAAGTGAAAATTAATCTGCCTCCCGTGCGAGGGTTGAAAGATTTCTCGTGTATCGGTTTTGCAATTACTTCCTGTGGTCATTATAAAGTTGTGGTGACGGTTCATGATGCACATCATTGTCCGAAGATACAGGTGATGGTATTTACTATAGGCATTGATAAAACTTGGAGATTTATCGATCTTCAAGGTAACTCAGAGATGGAGTGTATACGCAAGTCTATTCCACACTTTATTGCCGGAATGTTGTATTGGTATAATAACTATTACCCTTGTTATGCCATGGATGTCGATACTGAAAATATTTATCATTTTCCTAAGCCAGGTGACTTTGTTAAGACAATTCAACGAAGCTGTTTTATAAGCTTGGGAACAGGTCTAGGCTTAATACAGTCCAACACAATAGATAAAAAGAGTCTCTGGAAATTGACAGATGTAAAATCTGGGGAGTGGACTGAATTGGTCGGGATCAATATAAATGTAGCATATAGCACGGTAAGAAACGCGTTGCTTCCTACACATATCGACTCCTTTCCTGTTATGTTGATTGATGATATGTTCTGGTTTAACCATGTTATTGACCATATTGACCAGGAGTATGTTCTGATTCGTTTTAATCTGGTCGACCAAAGCTTTGTGGTTTTCTCAATCAAGAGTAAAGACGGTTTCAAGAATCTTATTCATCATGTACACACATTGCTTTCGCCCAAGAAGTGTTATTCGTGA
- the LOC141644353 gene encoding putative F-box protein At3g17490 isoform X2, which translates to MKIRKRPRASATAEVVPPRHRYPTRWKLRQEKANVTVHIPCKRNKVVKCILHLPRDIIFNILLLVPALFLHQVVRYVCKQWNDIVNDPRFIKAHCQLSSAGLLVQSPFDPPLVYYIEGDDLKEFAFPLPGRIYGSFNGLVLFHEKNNPQILSVINPLTKAKINLPPVQGLKEYFPIIGFAITSSGHYKVVVTLRDEGQCSKIQVMVFTVGIDKAWRFIDLQGNSEMKCMSYSRPSYIAGMLYWCDYYYPCFAMDVDTETIYHLPKPVDFVPNFNQSFFISLGAGLGLIVNKTDEMRLWKLTDVKSGEWTEVAGINISAAYSTVRKKLSPKDTYSFPFMLIDDMFWFNHVVGEHDLFLIRFNLVDQSFVLFPIKHKYGLKIFYHHVHTLLSPYKCYS; encoded by the exons ATGAAAATAAGAAAGAGGCCAAGAGCATCGGCAACGGCTGAAGTAGTTCCTCCTCGTCATCGATATCCCACTCGCTGGAAACTTCGTCag GAGAAGGCTAATGTTACCGTACATATCCCCTGCAAGCGAAACAAAGTCGTAAAATGCATTCTGCATCTTCCAAGAGATATAATATTCAACATCCTACTTCTTGTTCCGGCTCTTTTCCTGCATCAGGTTGTGAGATATGTGTGCAAGCAATGGAACGATATAGTTAACGACCCTCGTTTCATCAAAGCCCATTGTCAATTGTCTTCTGCCGGTCTACTTGTTCAAAGCCCCTTTGATCCACCTCTAGTTTACTATATTGAGGGAGACGATTTAAAAGAATTTGCATTTCCGCTTCCTGGAAGAATTTATGGTTCCTTTAACGGGTTAGTTTTATTTCATGAAAAAAATAATCCGCAAATATTAAGTGTAATTAATCCTCTGACTAAAGCGAAAATTAATCTGCCTCCCGTGCAAGGGTTGAAAGAGTACTTCCCAATTATCGGTTTTGCAATTACTTCCTCTGGTCATTATAAAGTGGTGGTGACTCTTCGTGATGAAGGTCAATGTTCGAAAATACAGGTGATGGTATTTACAGTAGGCATTGATAAAGCTTGGAGATTTATCGATCTTCAAGGTAACTCGGAGATGAAGTGTATGTCCTATTCTCGTCCAAGCTATATTGCCGGAATGTTGTATTGGTGTGACTACTATTACCCTTGTTTTGCCATGGATGTCGATACTGAAACTATTTATCATTTGCCTAAGCCAGTTGACTTTGTTCCGAATTTTAACCAGAGCTTTTTTATAAGCTTGGGAGCAGGTCTAGGCTTAATAGTCAACAAAACAGATGAAATGAGACTCTGGAAATTGACAGACGTAAAATCTGGGGAATGGACTGAAGTGGCCGGGATCAATATAAGTGCAGCTTATAGCACGGTTAGGAAAAAGTTGTCCCCTAAAGATACCTACTCCTTTCCTTTTATGTTGATTGATGATATGTTTTGGTTTAACCATGTTGTTGGCGAGCATGATTTGTTTTTGATTCGTTTTAATCTGGTCGACCAAAGCTTTGTGCTTTTCCCGATCAAGCATAAATATGGTTTAAAGATTTTTTATCATCATGTACACACATTGCTTTCACCCTACAAGTGTTATTCGTGA
- the LOC141626878 gene encoding uncharacterized protein LOC141626878 codes for MELRKRPRATTTTTTTAEVVPPRHRYPTRWKLHQDKANVTVHVPCKRKKVVKCILYLPRDIIFNILLLVPATFLHQVVRYVCKQWNDILNDPHFIKVHSQLSSAGLLVQIPFGLPQVYYIEGDDSTEFAFPFPGRIYGSFNGLVLFQDLKNLKILSVINPVTKVKINLPPVRGLKDFSCIGFAITSCGHYKVVVAVHEAHHCPKIHVMVFTIDIDKAWRFIDLQGNSEMECIPYSRPRFIAGMLYWCDNCYPCYAMDVDTEKIYHFPNPDDFVQIFARSCFISLGTALGLIRVNAIDKKSLWKLTDVKSGDWTEVAGININVAYSTVRNALLPRHIDCIPVMLIDDMFWFNHVIDKEFVLIRFNLVDQSFVVFPIKSKYCFKNLNHHVHTLLSPNKCYS; via the exons ATGGAACTAAGGAAGAGGCCAAgagcaacgacaacaacaacgacGACGGCTGAAGTAGTCCCTCCTCGTCATCGATATCCCACTCGCTGGAAACTACATCAG GACAAGGCTAATGTTACGGTACATGTTCCGTGCAAGCGAAAGAAAGTGGTAAAATGCATTCTGTATCTTCCAAGAGATATAATATTCAACATCCTACTTCTTGTTCCGGCTACTTTCCTGCATCAGGTTGTGAGATATGTCTGCAAGCAGTGGAACGATATACTTAACGACCCTCATTTCATTAAAGTCCATAGTCAATTGTCTTCAGCCGGTCTACTTGTTCAAATCCCCTTCGGTTTACCTCAAGTTTACTATATTGAGGGAGACGATTCAACAGAATTTGCATTTCCGTTTCCTGGGAGAATTTATGGTTCCTTTAATGGGTTAGTTTTGTTTCAAGATTTGAAGAACCTGAAAATATTAAGTGTGATTAATCCCGTGACTAAAGTGAAAATTAATCTGCCTCCCGTGCGAGGGTTGAAAGATTTCTCGTGTATCGGTTTTGCAATTACTTCCTGTGGTCATTATAAAGTGGTGGTGGCTGTTCATGAAGCACATCATTGTCCGAAAATACATGTGATGGTATTTACAATAGACATTGATAAAGCTTGGAGATTTATCGATCTTCAAGGTAACTCAGAGATGGAGTGTATACCCTATTCTCGTCCACGCTTTATTGCCGGAATGTTGTATTGGTGTGATAACTGTTACCCTTGTTATGCCATGGATGTCGATACTGAAAAAATTTATCATTTTCCTAACCCGGATGACTTTGTTCAGATATTTGCACGAAGCTGTTTTATAAGCTTGGGAACAGCTCTAGGTTTAATACGGGTCAACGCAATAGATAAAAAGAGTCTCTGGAAATTGACAGATGTAAAATCTGGGGATTGGACTGAAGTGGCCGGGATCAATATAAATGTAGCATATAGCACTGTAAGAAACGCGTTGCTTCCTAGACATATCGACTGCATTCCTGTTATGTTGATTGATGATATGTTCTGGTTTAACCATGTTATTGACAAGGAGTTTGTTCTGATTCGTTTTAATCTGGTCGACCAAAGCTTTGTGGTTTTCCCGATCAAGAGTAAATACTGTTTCAAGAATCTTAATCATCATGTACACACATTGCTTTCACCCAACAAGTGTTATTCGTGA
- the LOC141644353 gene encoding putative F-box protein At3g17490 isoform X1 — protein sequence MGIRKRPRASATASAEVVPPRHRYPTRCKLRQEKANVTVHIPCKRNKVVKCILHLPRDIIFNILLLVPALFLHQVVRYVCKQWNDIVNDPRFIKAHCQLSSAGLLVQSPFDPPLVYYIEGDDLKEFAFPLPGRIYGSFNGLVLFHEKNNPQILSVINPLTKAKINLPPVQGLKEYFPIIGFAITSSGHYKVVVTLRDEGQCSKIQVMVFTVGIDKAWRFIDLQGNSEMKCMSYSRPSYIAGMLYWCDYYYPCFAMDVDTETIYHLPKPVDFVPNFNQSFFISLGAGLGLIVNKTDEMRLWKLTDVKSGEWTEVAGINISAAYSTVRKKLSPKDTYSFPFMLIDDMFWFNHVVGEHDLFLIRFNLVDQSFVLFPIKHKYGLKIFYHHVHTLLSPYKCYS from the exons ATGGGAATAAGAAAGAGGCCAAGAGCATCGGCAACGGCATCGGCTGAAGTAGTTCCTCCTCGTCATCGATATCCCACTCGCTGTAAACTTCGTCAG GAGAAGGCTAATGTTACCGTACATATCCCCTGCAAGCGAAACAAAGTCGTAAAATGCATTCTGCATCTTCCAAGAGATATAATATTCAACATCCTACTTCTTGTTCCGGCTCTTTTCCTGCATCAGGTTGTGAGATATGTGTGCAAGCAATGGAACGATATAGTTAACGACCCTCGTTTCATCAAAGCCCATTGTCAATTGTCTTCTGCCGGTCTACTTGTTCAAAGCCCCTTTGATCCACCTCTAGTTTACTATATTGAGGGAGACGATTTAAAAGAATTTGCATTTCCGCTTCCTGGAAGAATTTATGGTTCCTTTAACGGGTTAGTTTTATTTCATGAAAAAAATAATCCGCAAATATTAAGTGTAATTAATCCTCTGACTAAAGCGAAAATTAATCTGCCTCCCGTGCAAGGGTTGAAAGAGTACTTCCCAATTATCGGTTTTGCAATTACTTCCTCTGGTCATTATAAAGTGGTGGTGACTCTTCGTGATGAAGGTCAATGTTCGAAAATACAGGTGATGGTATTTACAGTAGGCATTGATAAAGCTTGGAGATTTATCGATCTTCAAGGTAACTCGGAGATGAAGTGTATGTCCTATTCTCGTCCAAGCTATATTGCCGGAATGTTGTATTGGTGTGACTACTATTACCCTTGTTTTGCCATGGATGTCGATACTGAAACTATTTATCATTTGCCTAAGCCAGTTGACTTTGTTCCGAATTTTAACCAGAGCTTTTTTATAAGCTTGGGAGCAGGTCTAGGCTTAATAGTCAACAAAACAGATGAAATGAGACTCTGGAAATTGACAGACGTAAAATCTGGGGAATGGACTGAAGTGGCCGGGATCAATATAAGTGCAGCTTATAGCACGGTTAGGAAAAAGTTGTCCCCTAAAGATACCTACTCCTTTCCTTTTATGTTGATTGATGATATGTTTTGGTTTAACCATGTTGTTGGCGAGCATGATTTGTTTTTGATTCGTTTTAATCTGGTCGACCAAAGCTTTGTGCTTTTCCCGATCAAGCATAAATATGGTTTAAAGATTTTTTATCATCATGTACACACATTGCTTTCACCCTACAAGTGTTATTCGTGA